From a single Brassica napus cultivar Da-Ae chromosome C9, Da-Ae, whole genome shotgun sequence genomic region:
- the LOC106410033 gene encoding GDSL esterase/lipase At5g55050, producing MSKKKTPSLAIWLLYLGLLWFDSFPGLEAATGKLASIPGLYVFGDSLVDAGNNNYLPISIAKANYPRNGVDFPKKKATGRFSNGKNAADVIAEKFGLPLPPPYRSLKGALKVKNRESAALTGLNFASGGAGIFNSSDKKLGQSIPLSHQVDDWLSIHNEVTGKLRPAEAQVHLSKSLFIVVIGSNDLFDYYGSFKTREKNNPQQYTRSMADKLKEQLKRIHETGARKFLVVGVAQIGCIPGNRDTESDLHECDEEANRSCSLYNEALVKMLQQLKQELQNSMSYSYFDNFKSLQDINSNPARFGFTEVTSACCGSGKLNAASHCQPISKFCPDRTKHLFWDRFGHPTEAASRTFVDLMLSNDSQYSSPLTLTQLASS from the exons ATGTCGAAGAAGAAAACGCCCTCCCTCGCCATTTGGTTACTCTACCTCGGTTTACTTTGGTTCGATTCATTTCCCGGTTTAGAAGCAGCGACCGGAAAACTAGCATCGATACCAGGATTATACGTGTTTGGAGATTCATTGGTTGATGCCGGAAACAATAATTACTTACCAATTTCCATAGCCAAAGCTAATTATCCACGTAACGGCGTCGATTTTCCTAAAAAGAAAGCCACCGGAAGATTCTCTAACGGCAAAAATGCCGCCGATGTTATCG CTGAGAAATTTGGTTTGCCATTACCGCCGCCGTATCGCTCACTGAAAGGCGCATTAAAAGTCAAAAATAGAGAATCAGCGGCCTTGACCGGTTTGAATTTTGCGTCAGGTGGAGCCGGGATCTTCAACAGTTCGGACAAAAAACTT GGACAATCTATTCCTTTGTCACACCAAGTGGACGATTGGTTATCTATTCATAACGAAGTGACGGGTAAGCTTAGACCAGCCGAAGCACAGGTTCATCTATCCAAATCTCTATTCATTGTGGTCATAGGCAGCAACGATCTTTTCGACTATTATGGATCGTTCAAAACGCGAGAAAAGAACAATCCTCAACAATATACCCGATCAATGGCTGATAAACTCAAAGAGCAATTGAAG agaatTCACGAAACTGGAGCACGTAAATTCCTAGTAGTCGGAGTTGCACAGATTGGTTGCATACCGGGGAATAGAGACACGGAATCGGACCTCCACGAATGCGACGAAGAGGCAAACAGGTCGTGCTCTTTGTACAACGAAGCTCTAGTTAAGATGTTGCAACAACTCAAACAAGAATTGCAAAACTCAATGAGCTACTCTTACTTTGACAACTTCAAGTCGTTGCAGGACATTAACTCCAACCCTGCCCGTTTCG GTTTTACTGAGGTGACATCAGCGTGTTGTGGAAGTGGAAAATTAAACGCGGCTAGTCATTGTCAACCAATTTCGAAGTTTTGTCCAGACAGAACCAAACATCTCTTCTGGGATCGCTTCGGTCATCCCACGGAAGCTGCATCTCGAACCTTCGTAGACCTTATGCTATCTAATGATTCACAATACTCATCTCCTCTGACTCTCACTCAACTGGCCTCTTCATGA